In the genome of Pseudarthrobacter sp. IC2-21, one region contains:
- a CDS encoding TetR/AcrR family transcriptional regulator has product MSSLREAQKQLTRDVIVERALELFTEKGYAATTIDEVAAAAGTTRATFYAYYPSRSDLMRDFMARVNAFLDRSDAPEQGTTAPELVDVVREGELSGVLAWLESRAALWPVFRPYLDVLDEAAAVDREVRTMLEEWHEEVISDLVRGMQLAGRFPEETRHIRGTLAFTALDYVATLWTRRKFEPNREHALEILAENWYHLLCDEG; this is encoded by the coding sequence ATGTCGTCGCTGCGAGAAGCCCAGAAACAGCTGACCCGGGACGTCATCGTCGAACGGGCGCTAGAGCTGTTCACCGAGAAGGGCTACGCCGCCACCACCATCGATGAGGTTGCCGCGGCCGCCGGAACCACGCGCGCCACCTTCTACGCTTACTACCCCTCCCGCAGTGATCTGATGCGTGACTTCATGGCGCGTGTCAACGCTTTCCTGGACCGATCGGATGCCCCTGAACAGGGCACCACCGCCCCGGAGCTGGTGGACGTGGTGCGGGAAGGCGAACTGTCCGGGGTACTGGCGTGGCTGGAGTCACGCGCGGCTCTGTGGCCGGTTTTCCGTCCGTACCTTGACGTGCTGGACGAAGCGGCGGCTGTGGACCGTGAAGTCCGCACCATGCTCGAGGAATGGCACGAAGAGGTCATCTCGGACCTCGTCCGGGGCATGCAGCTGGCCGGCCGCTTCCCGGAAGAAACCCGCCACATCCGGGGAACCCTCGCCTTCACCGCCCTTGATTACGTGGCGACCCTCTGGACGCGGCGCAAGTTCGAACCCAACCGGGAACATGCGCTCGAGATCCTGGCGGAGAACTGGTACCACCTGCTGTGCGATGAAGGCTGA
- a CDS encoding ammonium transporter, which translates to MAITAQHVWLMIAAAMVLFMTPGLGLFYGGMTRAKAALNMIMMSFISAGIVGVVWVLWGYSMTTGEGLLGIFGNPFANFGLQNLMGSPDLIKAGFSATFAIITVALISGAIADRAKFSAWALFVPVWVTLVYCPLAYMIWGGGLMSAGGAMTAVFGQVIDFAGGAVVEISSGTAALVLALVVGQRHGFAKDPSHRPHNVPFIMLGAAILWFGWFGFNGGAATTAEQAGLIWVNTLAAPAAAMLSWLVVEKVRHGHPTSLGAASGVVAGLVAITPSCANISPVAAIGLGLVAGAACCVFVDLKYRFGLDDSLDVVGVHLGAGLIGTLALGFIALPVDGEGGGLFYGGGFQQLVAQAAAVVVTVLLSGVVTLIIGRGINRFVGFRVSHEAETVGVDLSQHAETAYSLGEILAGHFNPLGHRVPAASVAAVRAGVEPSARPVQAREDTFA; encoded by the coding sequence GTGGCAATCACTGCGCAACACGTCTGGCTGATGATCGCGGCGGCCATGGTGCTGTTCATGACCCCGGGGCTGGGCCTCTTCTATGGCGGCATGACCCGGGCCAAGGCGGCGCTCAACATGATCATGATGAGCTTCATCTCCGCGGGCATCGTGGGTGTGGTGTGGGTCCTGTGGGGCTATTCCATGACCACGGGCGAAGGCCTCCTGGGCATCTTCGGAAACCCGTTCGCCAACTTCGGCCTGCAGAACCTCATGGGCTCCCCCGATCTGATCAAGGCCGGTTTCAGTGCCACGTTCGCGATCATCACCGTGGCCCTGATCAGCGGAGCCATCGCGGACCGGGCCAAGTTCAGCGCCTGGGCGCTGTTCGTGCCGGTCTGGGTCACCCTGGTTTACTGCCCGCTCGCCTACATGATCTGGGGCGGCGGGCTCATGAGCGCCGGCGGTGCCATGACCGCGGTCTTCGGCCAGGTGATCGACTTCGCCGGCGGAGCCGTCGTGGAAATCAGCTCGGGCACGGCCGCCCTCGTCCTGGCCCTGGTGGTGGGGCAGCGCCACGGTTTTGCGAAGGACCCCAGCCACCGCCCGCACAACGTCCCCTTCATCATGCTCGGCGCAGCCATCCTCTGGTTCGGCTGGTTCGGCTTCAACGGCGGCGCCGCCACCACGGCGGAGCAGGCCGGCCTGATCTGGGTGAACACCCTGGCTGCCCCGGCCGCGGCCATGCTCAGCTGGCTGGTGGTGGAAAAGGTCCGCCATGGCCACCCCACCTCACTGGGCGCAGCCTCCGGTGTGGTCGCCGGGCTGGTGGCCATCACGCCCTCCTGTGCCAACATCAGCCCGGTGGCCGCAATCGGCCTGGGCCTGGTAGCCGGGGCGGCCTGCTGCGTGTTCGTGGACCTCAAGTACCGTTTCGGCCTGGACGATTCCCTGGACGTGGTGGGTGTCCACCTGGGCGCAGGGCTGATCGGAACCCTGGCGCTGGGCTTCATCGCCCTCCCGGTGGACGGTGAGGGCGGCGGCCTCTTCTACGGCGGCGGCTTCCAGCAGCTGGTGGCGCAGGCCGCGGCCGTGGTGGTCACCGTGCTGCTGTCCGGCGTTGTCACCCTGATCATTGGCCGGGGCATCAACCGGTTCGTCGGCTTCCGTGTCAGCCACGAGGCCGAGACGGTGGGCGTGGACCTGTCCCAGCACGCCGAGACTGCCTACTCGCTGGGTGAGATCCTCGCGGGCCACTTCAACCCGCTGGGCCACCGGGTGCCCGCGGCGTCCGTCGCAGCGGTGCGTGCCGGCGTCGAACCTTCCGCACGGCCCGTTCAGGCCCGGGAAGATACCTTCGCCTAG
- a CDS encoding DUF2630 family protein, with the protein MSDQDILGRIQALVTEEHELREASGAGKAPDASRLKHLEESLDQCWDLLRQRRAKLESGENPNEASTRSVREVEGYKQ; encoded by the coding sequence ATGAGTGATCAGGACATCTTGGGCCGCATTCAGGCGCTGGTGACCGAGGAGCATGAGCTCCGCGAAGCCTCCGGAGCCGGCAAGGCACCGGATGCGTCGAGGCTGAAACATCTGGAGGAGAGCCTGGACCAGTGCTGGGACCTGCTGCGGCAGCGCCGGGCCAAGCTGGAGTCCGGCGAGAATCCGAACGAGGCGTCCACCCGCTCAGTCCGCGAGGTGGAGGGCTACAAGCAGTAG
- a CDS encoding DUF3592 domain-containing protein has translation MPTALEMAGPILEILTWLCLPAGLALLFYSGILRRFVHPWSVAEAVVYADESGTGFRWFDRKFQVHHAPMSPYDIRDLAVGDTLPIYYHPKRPTQWQTATPEDVGRTAVVLGRVLTGIGAAAFIVGFFLPMF, from the coding sequence ATGCCCACCGCGCTTGAAATGGCAGGTCCCATCCTGGAGATCCTGACCTGGCTGTGCCTGCCTGCCGGGCTTGCCCTGCTCTTCTACTCCGGCATCCTGCGCCGTTTTGTGCACCCGTGGTCGGTGGCCGAAGCCGTGGTCTACGCCGACGAGAGCGGAACGGGGTTCCGCTGGTTCGACCGCAAATTCCAGGTGCACCACGCGCCGATGTCGCCGTACGACATCAGGGATCTGGCCGTCGGTGACACTCTGCCGATCTACTACCACCCCAAGCGCCCCACCCAGTGGCAGACCGCCACGCCCGAGGACGTGGGGAGGACCGCCGTCGTGCTTGGCCGGGTCCTGACCGGAATCGGCGCCGCGGCGTTCATCGTTGGCTTCTTCCTGCCGATGTTCTGA
- a CDS encoding nitrate reductase subunit alpha codes for MAAGPNAGLDGPASDAMLKLGRFFTKWDQTEDGRAVFREGGRQGDIFYRDRWSHDKVVRSTHGVNCTGSCSWKVYVKDGIITWESQQTDYPSVGPDSPEYEPRGCPRGAAFSWYTYSPTRVRFPYARGVLVEMYREAKARLGDPVLAFAEIAADPEKRRRYQQARGKGGLVRVSWQEAIEIAAAAHVNTIKTYGPDRCAGFSPIPAMSMVSHAVGTRFIQLIGGVMTSFYDWYADLPVASPQVFGDQTDVPESGDWWDARYLMMWGSNVPVTRTPDAHWMAEVRYRGTKVVTVSPDYADNTKFADEWLPAQAGTDAALAMAMGHVMLKEFFVDREVPFFTDYVKQYTDLPFLVRLVRNDDGALTASKFLTAADLPAESGAEDAAFRTVLFDKKTGRPAVPNGSMGFRYSGTGEGKWNLDLEGIEPALSLREVSGESAEILLPCFEQADGTGSVLRRGVPVTEVEGQLVTTVFDLMLAQYGVGREGLPGEWAAGYDDSSTPYTPAWQEEITSVPAQACIRVAREFARNAEESKGRSMIIMGAGICQWFHGDTTYRAVLALVMLTGCMGRNGGGWAHYVGQEKTRPVTGWLSLANALDWARPPRTMIGTGYWYMHTDQWRQDGYSADALKSPLSTGALDGLHTADAMAQSARLGWMPFYPQFDRNPLDLVDEAEAAVAAGAAADTPSYIGDALKNRTLNPAIEDVDAPENWPRTLVLWRSNLFGSSAKGNEYFLRNLLGTHNNVLGKDHAEGLKPKDVKWHEQAPEGKLDLLVSADFRMTSTTLLSDVVFPAATWYEKHDLSSTDMHPFVHAFSPAIDPPWETKTDFDTFHLLAREFSRQAKTHLGVRRDLVSVPLQHDTPGQLAQPGGIVRDWRQTDIPAVPGQNMPVFSVVERDYTAIADKLAAVGPLADKLGFTVKNVTYKLAGPLDRLSRSNGVMLGGAADGRPAIDTDAKMAEAILAFSGTTNGALSVQGFKDLEVRTGRKLVDLSEGSEEKFITFAQTQAGPVPVITSPEWSGSETGGRRYAPFTINIERLKPFHTLTGRMHFFLDHDWMTDIGEGLPIYRPPLDMHRLFGEPKLGGNGELEVVVRYLTPHSKWSIHSEYQDNLLMLSLSRGGPTVWMSPADAESIKVRDNDWVECLNINGVLVARAIVSHRMPAGVVYVHHAQERTIDVPKSEATGRRGGIHNSVTRLLVKPSHLIGGYAQLAYAFNYLGPTGNQRDMVATVRRRSQEVQY; via the coding sequence ATGGCTGCTGGACCCAACGCGGGGTTAGACGGACCCGCCTCTGATGCAATGCTGAAGCTGGGCCGTTTCTTCACGAAGTGGGACCAGACCGAGGACGGCCGGGCGGTGTTCCGGGAGGGCGGCCGCCAGGGTGACATCTTCTACCGCGACCGGTGGAGCCACGACAAGGTGGTCCGCTCCACGCACGGGGTGAACTGCACCGGCTCCTGCTCCTGGAAGGTGTACGTCAAGGACGGCATCATCACGTGGGAATCCCAGCAGACCGATTACCCCTCGGTGGGCCCCGATAGTCCTGAATACGAACCTAGAGGCTGCCCCCGTGGGGCAGCCTTTTCGTGGTACACCTACTCACCCACCCGGGTCCGGTTTCCGTACGCCCGCGGAGTGCTGGTGGAAATGTACCGGGAGGCCAAGGCCCGGCTCGGTGACCCGGTGCTCGCCTTCGCGGAGATCGCGGCGGACCCGGAAAAGCGCCGCCGCTACCAGCAGGCCCGCGGCAAGGGCGGCCTGGTCCGGGTCTCGTGGCAGGAGGCGATCGAGATCGCCGCCGCCGCCCATGTGAACACGATCAAGACTTACGGCCCGGACCGCTGCGCCGGTTTTTCGCCGATCCCGGCCATGTCCATGGTTTCGCACGCGGTGGGAACGCGCTTCATCCAGCTGATCGGCGGGGTGATGACATCCTTCTACGACTGGTACGCCGACCTGCCCGTAGCCAGCCCGCAGGTCTTCGGCGACCAGACCGACGTCCCGGAGTCCGGGGACTGGTGGGACGCCCGCTACCTGATGATGTGGGGCTCCAACGTTCCCGTGACCCGGACACCTGACGCGCACTGGATGGCGGAGGTCCGGTACCGCGGCACCAAGGTGGTCACGGTCAGCCCGGACTACGCGGACAACACCAAGTTCGCCGACGAATGGCTCCCCGCCCAGGCCGGCACCGACGCCGCGCTCGCCATGGCCATGGGCCACGTCATGCTCAAGGAATTCTTTGTGGACCGCGAGGTCCCGTTCTTCACGGACTATGTAAAGCAGTACACGGACCTGCCGTTCCTGGTCCGGCTGGTCAGGAACGACGACGGCGCGCTGACGGCGTCGAAATTCCTCACCGCCGCAGACCTCCCGGCGGAGTCCGGGGCTGAGGATGCGGCGTTCCGCACCGTGCTGTTCGACAAAAAAACGGGGCGCCCCGCTGTTCCGAACGGCTCCATGGGGTTCCGGTATTCCGGCACCGGCGAGGGCAAATGGAACCTAGACCTCGAGGGGATCGAGCCGGCCCTGTCCCTGCGTGAAGTGTCCGGGGAAAGCGCCGAGATCCTGCTGCCCTGCTTCGAGCAGGCGGACGGCACGGGCAGCGTGCTCCGCCGCGGGGTCCCGGTCACCGAGGTGGAAGGCCAGCTGGTGACCACCGTGTTCGACCTGATGCTGGCCCAGTACGGGGTGGGCCGGGAAGGGCTGCCGGGGGAGTGGGCCGCCGGCTACGACGATTCCTCGACGCCCTACACCCCGGCGTGGCAGGAGGAGATTACCTCCGTTCCGGCGCAGGCCTGCATCCGGGTGGCGCGTGAATTCGCCCGGAACGCCGAGGAATCCAAGGGCCGCTCCATGATCATCATGGGCGCCGGGATCTGCCAGTGGTTCCACGGCGACACGACCTACCGGGCCGTGCTGGCGCTGGTCATGCTGACGGGCTGCATGGGCCGCAACGGCGGGGGCTGGGCGCACTACGTGGGGCAGGAGAAGACCCGGCCGGTCACCGGCTGGCTGTCGCTGGCCAACGCCCTGGACTGGGCCCGGCCGCCGCGCACCATGATCGGCACCGGGTACTGGTACATGCACACGGACCAGTGGCGCCAGGACGGCTACTCCGCGGACGCCCTGAAATCCCCGCTGTCCACCGGCGCCTTGGACGGCCTGCACACGGCGGACGCGATGGCGCAGTCCGCGAGGCTGGGCTGGATGCCGTTTTATCCCCAGTTCGACCGCAACCCGCTGGACCTCGTGGACGAGGCGGAGGCCGCCGTCGCCGCCGGCGCCGCGGCGGACACCCCCAGTTATATTGGGGATGCCCTCAAGAACCGCACCCTGAACCCTGCCATCGAGGACGTGGACGCGCCGGAGAACTGGCCCCGGACCCTGGTGCTGTGGCGCTCCAACCTGTTCGGCTCATCGGCCAAAGGTAACGAGTACTTCCTGCGGAACCTGCTGGGCACCCACAACAACGTCCTGGGCAAGGACCACGCCGAGGGCCTCAAGCCCAAGGACGTGAAATGGCATGAGCAGGCGCCGGAGGGCAAGCTGGACCTGCTGGTCTCCGCCGATTTCCGGATGACCTCCACCACGCTGCTGTCCGACGTCGTGTTCCCCGCGGCCACCTGGTACGAGAAACACGATCTCTCCTCCACGGACATGCACCCGTTTGTGCACGCGTTCAGCCCGGCCATCGATCCGCCGTGGGAAACCAAGACGGACTTCGACACCTTCCACCTGCTGGCGCGCGAGTTCTCCCGGCAGGCGAAGACCCACCTGGGCGTCCGCCGGGACCTGGTCAGTGTGCCGCTGCAGCACGACACCCCGGGCCAGCTAGCCCAGCCCGGCGGGATCGTGCGGGACTGGCGGCAGACGGACATCCCGGCCGTGCCGGGGCAGAACATGCCCGTCTTCTCGGTGGTGGAACGGGACTACACGGCCATCGCGGACAAACTCGCCGCCGTCGGACCGCTGGCGGACAAACTCGGCTTCACGGTCAAGAACGTCACGTACAAACTCGCCGGACCCCTGGACCGGCTCAGCCGCTCCAACGGCGTGATGCTCGGCGGCGCCGCGGACGGCCGGCCGGCCATCGACACGGACGCGAAAATGGCCGAAGCCATCCTGGCCTTCTCCGGCACCACCAACGGTGCGCTGTCCGTGCAGGGCTTCAAGGACCTGGAAGTCCGCACGGGCCGCAAACTCGTGGACCTGTCCGAAGGCTCCGAGGAAAAGTTCATCACCTTCGCCCAGACCCAGGCCGGCCCGGTCCCGGTGATCACCTCGCCGGAATGGTCCGGTTCGGAGACCGGCGGCCGCCGGTATGCCCCGTTCACCATCAACATCGAACGGCTCAAGCCGTTCCATACCCTGACCGGACGGATGCACTTCTTCCTGGACCACGACTGGATGACGGACATTGGCGAGGGGCTGCCGATCTATAGGCCGCCGCTGGACATGCACCGGCTCTTCGGTGAGCCCAAGCTCGGCGGCAACGGGGAGCTGGAGGTGGTGGTCCGGTACCTGACGCCGCACTCCAAATGGTCCATCCACTCCGAATACCAGGACAACCTGCTGATGCTCTCGCTGTCCCGCGGCGGGCCGACGGTGTGGATGAGCCCCGCCGACGCCGAGTCCATCAAGGTCCGGGACAACGACTGGGTGGAGTGCCTGAACATCAACGGCGTCCTCGTGGCCAGGGCGATCGTCAGCCACCGGATGCCGGCCGGGGTGGTGTACGTCCACCACGCGCAGGAGCGCACCATCGATGTCCCCAAGTCCGAGGCCACCGGCCGCCGCGGCGGCATCCACAACTCCGTCACCAGGCTCCTGGTCAAACCCTCGCACCTGATCGGCGGCTACGCCCAGCTGGCCTACGCGTTCAACTACCTTGGCCCCACCGGGAACCAGCGCGACATGGTTGCCACCGTCCGTCGTCGTTCCCAGGAGGTGCAGTACTGA